The Neodiprion fabricii isolate iyNeoFabr1 chromosome 4, iyNeoFabr1.1, whole genome shotgun sequence genome window below encodes:
- the LOC124181254 gene encoding uncharacterized protein LOC124181254 isoform X2, protein MTMASVAVTQGSPGNPSAMLTPKRYHLQSGTGTGSPSPTASPTPGKNYDTLSKGKKSWSVRLGLSRQSQMQSEEGPKQGWGTISGGSALSRQMRYGDPWLYGTVRGSRQMVSDPRLGGSGFGGRPILVVCSCPEFLSGTTRRLGNCKKCGGHRVAGLPLGGTCRAPSAASRLRPSLAGVLRPALDDPYDLVRRSRLVEPRTRARSISPHRQGPRDGGRSQSVAWSAKEQDHWFNSEGNDSGFLQRKGWRKREEQWLQDEGGARDADSRRSILECDVNPYLLVKKQATRDEDEFSDDLSDNALELDEPQPTLFDPSKVKSIERIPARCSVAAIGGQRIRVFNEPREPSDEDEQVGDHSVTPTTGIPIPKVSPKRPPRKTRTAEAKAAPVKGILKRLRAGRPPGAKKKSVLFSVNNVVFAPAKLEFGKHSEEPEDDIEENIVPEEKVEKRPKFITIPNIRDPKSTDKVSSARKSATPPRISGIPKSIARTETVVRPATPPLPVCESVAASMNEPKTGSGKVRPEDETELEIEIEELKEQPTENDEEERHVETTETTETNDTTATRRPALQRSQSERTPTKPGMVENVQFSDTMRLSIRRRIQRDAETAGSQDSPPQLADESDPTRTLVPLPVEEAEDETEPNLPENLPTHRDAEPELPPRSNWEGFQRMRPTSWSPPPSKHKTLPQNRSSDPGTTDFKPPKPSIAADIKASFNSKVGVASSRSENVFKITVSPLQSPLVHRLQIGSEAPSRGGRRTSIMINGDQNSSGETSSNNKVTISVGGEDSVCNPTVISVNTDVSPKIQSSSENRTLVILDNYSSNIIVKPCASRADVDEDCERDSTEKRGDQAKPSVPEEGAEGKRVPSLSKEAMVSKLLEDSLKKARRNGEILDETSGEAILKILKETLLKSGDYESSESTVEPDQTYSRSSSLNSEVDFVAANMYIEENPYEVIKEPIYEEIPDDQPPPLPLSPPPSEVFQKEQMYFGEEYKEASYYKKFNSGQLLRSYFPDDFFKKPTAEELSSKIYHPSEPFAKKPSSSPEENYASKFELLNYLIDSKERTGLVEEEEDAEGELDALYEQKETSLDDLSSKSSQISNVSDSSEDGNLPLATSSSPETLKMRTVDIERTDSGVGSESSQASSSRGAVRRWRGSSGRSSGPGSLLGVMPQVVSGDAKLCQDCEQRLDPLVTISGVVYAPFVCRKCAKKRSERKEIVMEIVETEQKYGRDLQIILEEFYRPMLRAGLLTQDQLSAIFLNVEELLEHNVTLAEKLREAVEIVQSGDEDLVTMDVGKIFLESEGMLHAFESYCTRQGSASLLLQNLEKEKELLRIFLKVSQMENAVLRRMNLNSFLMVPVQRVTKYPLLLARLFKATPSNRPDIQTARNKLKQAQTNIELHLEHMNAEAKDVTSTKLWRRISIIQNGRRSMGEQDMVNIKLRKMAVEVLEWAHEEVRFALEGRLLVALPTDNNWRRGKTVKLVPVTAMLVTNGKPNTQFLDLTDDSLFPRQIGIKEATLLLVKEKIGRYSLLREPLYLDKCIVCCEADLEDYFEIQELSSKETFIFKAEDGVRTKRWCRTLQAHAQSLGAWRRRRGALANIMICGVDRN, encoded by the exons ATGACGATGGCCAGTGTGGCGGTCACCCAGGGTAGCCCAGGTAACCCTTCCGCGATGCTCACCCCGAAGAGGTACCACCTCCAGTCGGGAACCGGCACCGGATCCCCTTCGCCGACGGCCTCGCCGACCCCTGGAAAG AACTATGACACCCTGAGCAAGGGCAAGAAGTCATGGAGCGTCCGACTGGGTCTCTCCCGGCAGAGCCAGATGCAGTCCGAGGAGGGTCCGAAGCAGGGCTGGGGAACGATAAGCGGGGGAAGCGCGCTGTCGCGTCAAATGCGGTACGGCGATCCGTGGCTGTACGGAACGGTTCGAGGGAGTCGGCAGATGGTTTCGGACCCCCGTTTGGGGGGTTCGGGGTTTGGGGGCCGTCCAATTCTGGTGGTCTGCTCGTGCCCGGAGTTCCTTAGCGGAACAACGCGGCGGCTGGGCAACTGCAAGAAATGCGGGGGGCACCGGGTCGCCGGTCTCCCGCTGGGGGGCACATGCCGCGCCCCCTCGGCCGCATCGCGGCTGCGGCCAAGTTTAGCCGGAGTTTTGCGCCCGGCTTTGGACGACCCCTACGATCTGGTGCGCCGCTCGCGATTGGTGGAACCGCGCACCAGGGCCCGCAGCATAAGTCCCCACCGCCAGGGGCCCCGGGACGGTGGGCGAAGTCAGAGCGTCGCGTGGTCGGCGAAGGAACAGGATCACTGGTTCAACTCGGAGGGAAACGATTCGGGCTTCCTCCAGCGGAAGGGGTGGAGGAAGCGGGAAGAGCAGTGGCTCCAGGACGAGGGGGGCGCCCGCGACGCCGATTCTCGACGCAGCATCCTCGAGTGTGACGTGAACCCCTATCTGCTCGTAAAGAAGCAGGCCACCCGCGACGAGGACGAGTTCAGCGACGACCTATCGGACAACGCCCTCGAGCTCGACGAGCCCCAGCCCACCCTCTTCGACCCCTCCAAGGTCAAGTCCATAGAACGCATCCCAGCGCGATGCTCCGTCGCCGCTATAGGTGGGCAACGAATCAGGGTATTCAACGAGCCCCGGGAACCCTCGGATGAAGATGAGCAGGTTGGGGACCACTCTGTAACCCCGACCACTGGGATCCCTATCCCTAAGGTCTCACCGAAGCGGCCGCCCAGGAAGACGAGGACCGCCGAGGCCAAGGCGGCACCCGTTAAGGGCATACTCAAAAGACTCAGGGCCGGCAGGCCACCGGGTGCGAAGAAGAAGAGCGTGCTCTTCAGTGTTAACAACGTCGTCTTTGCGCCGGCGAAACTTGAGTTTGGCAAGCACTCCGAGGAACCGGAAGACGATATCGAAGAGAACATAGTGCCCGAGGAGAAGGTCGAGAAGAGGCCGAAGTTCATCACCATCCCGAACATCAGGGACCCCAAGTCCACGGACAAAGTCAGCTCGGCCAGGAAATCGGCGACACCGCCTAGGATATCCGGGATACCGAAAAGCATCGCGCGCACGGAAACCGTGGTTAGACCAGCCACGCCGCCGCTTCCGGTTTGCGAAAGCGTTGCGGCATCAATGAACGAGCCGAAAACTGGAAGTGGGAAGGTTCGACCGGAAGACGAAACGGAGCTCGAAATTGAAATCGAAGAACTGAAGGAGCAGCCGACGGAGAACGACGAAGAGGAGCGGCATGTCGAGACGACCGAGACGACAGAGACGAACG ACACAACAGCGACCCGGAGACCAGCGCTTCAGCGCAGTCAAAGTGAGCGCACCCCAACGAAACCGGGAATGGTGGAGAACGTCCAGTTCTCGGATACGATGAGGCTGAGCATCCGCAGGCGGATCCAGAGAGATGCCGAAACCGCCGGTTCCCAGGACTCGCCACCCCAGCTCGCCGATGAATCGGATCCCACTCGCACCCTGGTCCCACTTCCGGTTGAGGAAGCGGAAGACGAGACGGAGCCGAATTTGCCGGAAAATTTACCGACACATCGGGACGCGGAACCGGAACTACCGCCAAGATCGAATTGGGAGGGGTTCCAGAGGATGAGACCCACCAGCTGGTCCCCGCCGCCGTCTAAGCACAAAACTCTGCCCCAGAACCGAAGCAGTGATCCTGGTACTACCGACTTCAAACCGCCGAAGCCGTCAATCGCGGCAGACATAAAGGCGTCCTTTAACTCGAAGGTTGGGGTGGCCTCGAGCAGATCGGAAAACGTCTTCAAGATAACCGTAAGCCCACTTCAGTCCCCGCTGGTCCACAGACTGCAAATTGGTTCCGAAGCACCGAGTCGCGGCGGTAGAAGAACGTCGATAATGATAAACGGGGACCAAAATTCGAGCGGAGAAACAAGCTCGAACAACAAGGTGACCATAAGCGTGGGTGGCGAGGACAGCGTCTGCAACCCGACTGTGATATCGGTTAACACCGACGTTTCGCCGAAGATCCAAAGCTCCTCAGAGAACAGGACGCTAGTCATACTGGATAATTATAGCTCTAACATAATCGTCAAACCCTGCGCGAGCAGGGCGGATGTTGACGAGGATTGCGAGAGGGATTCCACGGAGAAACGCGGGGACCAGGCAAAACCGTCTGTTCCCGAAGAAGGGGCCGAAGGGAAGCGGGTCCCATCGCTATCCAAGGAGGCGATGGTCTCCAAGCTGCTCGAAGACTCGCTGAAGAAAGCGCGAAGGAACGGCGAGATTCTCGACGAGACGAGCGGCGAGGCGATATTGAAGATACTGAAGGAGACGCTGCTCAAGTCGGGCGACTACGAGAGCTCCGAATCGACGGTCGAGCCCGATCAGACCTATTCGAGATCCTCGAGCTTGAATTCGGAGGTCGATTTCGTTGCGGCTAATATGTACATCGAGGAGAATCCGTACGAGGTGATCAAGGAGCCGATTTACGAAGAGATTCCCGATGATCAGCCACCGCCGCTTCCGCTGAGCCCACCGCCCTCCGAGGTCTTCCAAAAGGAGCAAATGTACTTCGGTGAGGAGTACAAGGAGGCGAGCTACTACAAGAAGTTCAACTCAGGTCAGTTGCTGCGATCCTATTTTCCGGACGACTTCTTCAAGAAGCCGACCGCCGAGGAACTCAGCTCGAAAATCTACCATCCGTCAGAACCGTTCGCCAAAAAGCCCTCCTCTTCGCCGGAGGAGAATTACGCCTCCAAATTCGAGCTTTTGAACTACCTTATCGACTCCAAGGAACGGACCGGACTCGTcgaggaggaagaggacgCTGAGGGGGAGCTGGACGCGCTATACGAACAAAAGGAGACCAGCCTCGATGATCTAAGCTCCAAGAGTTCACAGATATCGAACGTGTCCGACAGTAGCGAAGATGGCAATTTACCATTGGCCACTTCAAGCTCTCCAGAAACTTTGAAG ATGAGGACCGTCGACATTGAACGAACCGACAGCGGCGTTGGGTCCGAAAGCAGCCAAGCGAGCAGCAGCCGCGGGGCTGTCCGGAGATGGAGAGGAAGCAGCGGGAGATCTTCAGGCCCAGGAAGTCTCCTCGGAGTGATGCCGCAGGTTGTTTCTGGAGATGCGAAACTCTGCCAAGACTGCGAACAGCGGCTTGATCCTCTCGTCACGATCAG TGGCGTTGTCTACGCTCCGTTCGTCTGCAGAAAATGCGCAAAAAAGCGGTCCGAGCGCAAGGAGATCGTTATGGAGATCGTCGAGACGGAGCAAAAGTACGGAAGGGACCTGCAAATCATACTCGAAGAGTTCTACAGGCCGATGCTCAGGGCCGGTCTTCTCACCCAGGACCAGCTTTCCGCGATATTTCTGAACGTCGAGGAACTCCTTGAGCACAATGTCACTCTCGCCGAGAAGCTGAGGGAGGCTGTTGAGATCGTTCAG TCCGGAGATGAGGACCTGGTCACGATGGACGTCGGAAAGATATTCCTCGAGTCTGAGGGCATGCTTCACGCCTTCGAGAGCTACTGCACGAGACAGGGAAGCGCCAGTTTGCTGCTGCAGAACCtcgagaaggagaaggagctGCTGAGGATATTCCTCAAGGTGTCGCAGATGGAGAACGCCGTTCTTCGCAGAATGAACCTCAACTCTTTCCTCATGGTCCCCGTGCAGAGGGTCACAAAGTATCCTCTGCTGCTCGCGAGACTCTTCAAAGCCACCCCGTCGAATCGACCCGACATCCAGACTGCCAGGAATAAACTGAAACAGGCCCAGACCAACATCGAATTACACTTGGAGCACATGAATGCC GAGGCCAAAGACGTCACGTCGACCAAACTGTGGCGCAGGATTTCCATCATTCAAAACGGAAGGCGTTCCATGGGCGAACAGGACATGGTCAACATTAAGCTACGAAAG ATGGCCGTCGAGGTGTTGGAATGGGCTCACGAAGAGGTCAGATTTGCCCTGGAAGGTCGACTTCTGGTAGCTCTGCCAACCGACAATAATTGGCGACGGGGAAAGACCGTTAAGCTTGTACCGGTAACCGCGATGCTGGTCACGAATGGAAAA CCAAACACTCAGTTCCTCGATCTTACTGACGATTCCCTGTTCCCAAGGCAGATTGGAATCAAGGAAGCGACGCTTCTGCTCGTTAAGGAAAAAATCGGACGATATTCTCTGCTGAGG GAACCTCTTTACCTGGACAAGTGCATCGTCTGCTGCGAAGCAGATCTTGAGGATTACTTTGAGATCCAGGAATTATCGTCGAAGGAAACATTCATATTTAAG GCGGAAGACGGTGTGAGAACAAAACGATGGTGCAGGACTCTTCAGGCCCACGCACAATccttgggcgcctggcgtcgGCGTCGCGGTGCCTTGGCGAACATCATGATATGCGGTGTCGATCGAAATTGA
- the LOC124181254 gene encoding uncharacterized protein LOC124181254 isoform X1 — MTMASVAVTQGSPGNPSAMLTPKRYHLQSGTGTGSPSPTASPTPGKNYDTLSKGKKSWSVRLGLSRQSQMQSEEGPKQGWGTISGGSALSRQMRYGDPWLYGTVRGSRQMVSDPRLGGSGFGGRPILVVCSCPEFLSGTTRRLGNCKKCGGHRVAGLPLGGTCRAPSAASRLRPSLAGVLRPALDDPYDLVRRSRLVEPRTRARSISPHRQGPRDGGRSQSVAWSAKEQDHWFNSEGNDSGFLQRKGWRKREEQWLQDEGGARDADSRRSILECDVNPYLLVKKQATRDEDEFSDDLSDNALELDEPQPTLFDPSKVKSIERIPARCSVAAIGGQRIRVFNEPREPSDEDEQVGDHSVTPTTGIPIPKVSPKRPPRKTRTAEAKAAPVKGILKRLRAGRPPGAKKKSVLFSVNNVVFAPAKLEFGKHSEEPEDDIEENIVPEEKVEKRPKFITIPNIRDPKSTDKVSSARKSATPPRISGIPKSIARTETVVRPATPPLPVCESVAASMNEPKTGSGKVRPEDETELEIEIEELKEQPTENDEEERHVETTETTETNDTTATRRPALQRSQSERTPTKPGMVENVQFSDTMRLSIRRRIQRDAETAGSQDSPPQLADESDPTRTLVPLPVEEAEDETEPNLPENLPTHRDAEPELPPRSNWEGFQRMRPTSWSPPPSKHKTLPQNRSSDPGTTDFKPPKPSIAADIKASFNSKVGVASSRSENVFKITVSPLQSPLVHRLQIGSEAPSRGGRRTSIMINGDQNSSGETSSNNKVTISVGGEDSVCNPTVISVNTDVSPKIQSSSENRTLVILDNYSSNIIVKPCASRADVDEDCERDSTEKRGDQAKPSVPEEGAEGKRVPSLSKEAMVSKLLEDSLKKARRNGEILDETSGEAILKILKETLLKSGDYESSESTVEPDQTYSRSSSLNSEVDFVAANMYIEENPYEVIKEPIYEEIPDDQPPPLPLSPPPSEVFQKEQMYFGEEYKEASYYKKFNSGQLLRSYFPDDFFKKPTAEELSSKIYHPSEPFAKKPSSSPEENYASKFELLNYLIDSKERTGLVEEEEDAEGELDALYEQKETSLDDLSSKSSQISNVSDSSEDGNLPLATSSSPETLKMRTVDIERTDSGVGSESSQASSSRGAVRRWRGSSGRSSGPGSLLGVMPQVVSGDAKLCQDCEQRLDPLVTISGVVYAPFVCRKCAKKRSERKEIVMEIVETEQKYGRDLQIILEEFYRPMLRAGLLTQDQLSAIFLNVEELLEHNVTLAEKLREAVEIVQESGDEDLVTMDVGKIFLESEGMLHAFESYCTRQGSASLLLQNLEKEKELLRIFLKVSQMENAVLRRMNLNSFLMVPVQRVTKYPLLLARLFKATPSNRPDIQTARNKLKQAQTNIELHLEHMNAEAKDVTSTKLWRRISIIQNGRRSMGEQDMVNIKLRKMAVEVLEWAHEEVRFALEGRLLVALPTDNNWRRGKTVKLVPVTAMLVTNGKPNTQFLDLTDDSLFPRQIGIKEATLLLVKEKIGRYSLLREPLYLDKCIVCCEADLEDYFEIQELSSKETFIFKAEDGVRTKRWCRTLQAHAQSLGAWRRRRGALANIMICGVDRN; from the exons ATGACGATGGCCAGTGTGGCGGTCACCCAGGGTAGCCCAGGTAACCCTTCCGCGATGCTCACCCCGAAGAGGTACCACCTCCAGTCGGGAACCGGCACCGGATCCCCTTCGCCGACGGCCTCGCCGACCCCTGGAAAG AACTATGACACCCTGAGCAAGGGCAAGAAGTCATGGAGCGTCCGACTGGGTCTCTCCCGGCAGAGCCAGATGCAGTCCGAGGAGGGTCCGAAGCAGGGCTGGGGAACGATAAGCGGGGGAAGCGCGCTGTCGCGTCAAATGCGGTACGGCGATCCGTGGCTGTACGGAACGGTTCGAGGGAGTCGGCAGATGGTTTCGGACCCCCGTTTGGGGGGTTCGGGGTTTGGGGGCCGTCCAATTCTGGTGGTCTGCTCGTGCCCGGAGTTCCTTAGCGGAACAACGCGGCGGCTGGGCAACTGCAAGAAATGCGGGGGGCACCGGGTCGCCGGTCTCCCGCTGGGGGGCACATGCCGCGCCCCCTCGGCCGCATCGCGGCTGCGGCCAAGTTTAGCCGGAGTTTTGCGCCCGGCTTTGGACGACCCCTACGATCTGGTGCGCCGCTCGCGATTGGTGGAACCGCGCACCAGGGCCCGCAGCATAAGTCCCCACCGCCAGGGGCCCCGGGACGGTGGGCGAAGTCAGAGCGTCGCGTGGTCGGCGAAGGAACAGGATCACTGGTTCAACTCGGAGGGAAACGATTCGGGCTTCCTCCAGCGGAAGGGGTGGAGGAAGCGGGAAGAGCAGTGGCTCCAGGACGAGGGGGGCGCCCGCGACGCCGATTCTCGACGCAGCATCCTCGAGTGTGACGTGAACCCCTATCTGCTCGTAAAGAAGCAGGCCACCCGCGACGAGGACGAGTTCAGCGACGACCTATCGGACAACGCCCTCGAGCTCGACGAGCCCCAGCCCACCCTCTTCGACCCCTCCAAGGTCAAGTCCATAGAACGCATCCCAGCGCGATGCTCCGTCGCCGCTATAGGTGGGCAACGAATCAGGGTATTCAACGAGCCCCGGGAACCCTCGGATGAAGATGAGCAGGTTGGGGACCACTCTGTAACCCCGACCACTGGGATCCCTATCCCTAAGGTCTCACCGAAGCGGCCGCCCAGGAAGACGAGGACCGCCGAGGCCAAGGCGGCACCCGTTAAGGGCATACTCAAAAGACTCAGGGCCGGCAGGCCACCGGGTGCGAAGAAGAAGAGCGTGCTCTTCAGTGTTAACAACGTCGTCTTTGCGCCGGCGAAACTTGAGTTTGGCAAGCACTCCGAGGAACCGGAAGACGATATCGAAGAGAACATAGTGCCCGAGGAGAAGGTCGAGAAGAGGCCGAAGTTCATCACCATCCCGAACATCAGGGACCCCAAGTCCACGGACAAAGTCAGCTCGGCCAGGAAATCGGCGACACCGCCTAGGATATCCGGGATACCGAAAAGCATCGCGCGCACGGAAACCGTGGTTAGACCAGCCACGCCGCCGCTTCCGGTTTGCGAAAGCGTTGCGGCATCAATGAACGAGCCGAAAACTGGAAGTGGGAAGGTTCGACCGGAAGACGAAACGGAGCTCGAAATTGAAATCGAAGAACTGAAGGAGCAGCCGACGGAGAACGACGAAGAGGAGCGGCATGTCGAGACGACCGAGACGACAGAGACGAACG ACACAACAGCGACCCGGAGACCAGCGCTTCAGCGCAGTCAAAGTGAGCGCACCCCAACGAAACCGGGAATGGTGGAGAACGTCCAGTTCTCGGATACGATGAGGCTGAGCATCCGCAGGCGGATCCAGAGAGATGCCGAAACCGCCGGTTCCCAGGACTCGCCACCCCAGCTCGCCGATGAATCGGATCCCACTCGCACCCTGGTCCCACTTCCGGTTGAGGAAGCGGAAGACGAGACGGAGCCGAATTTGCCGGAAAATTTACCGACACATCGGGACGCGGAACCGGAACTACCGCCAAGATCGAATTGGGAGGGGTTCCAGAGGATGAGACCCACCAGCTGGTCCCCGCCGCCGTCTAAGCACAAAACTCTGCCCCAGAACCGAAGCAGTGATCCTGGTACTACCGACTTCAAACCGCCGAAGCCGTCAATCGCGGCAGACATAAAGGCGTCCTTTAACTCGAAGGTTGGGGTGGCCTCGAGCAGATCGGAAAACGTCTTCAAGATAACCGTAAGCCCACTTCAGTCCCCGCTGGTCCACAGACTGCAAATTGGTTCCGAAGCACCGAGTCGCGGCGGTAGAAGAACGTCGATAATGATAAACGGGGACCAAAATTCGAGCGGAGAAACAAGCTCGAACAACAAGGTGACCATAAGCGTGGGTGGCGAGGACAGCGTCTGCAACCCGACTGTGATATCGGTTAACACCGACGTTTCGCCGAAGATCCAAAGCTCCTCAGAGAACAGGACGCTAGTCATACTGGATAATTATAGCTCTAACATAATCGTCAAACCCTGCGCGAGCAGGGCGGATGTTGACGAGGATTGCGAGAGGGATTCCACGGAGAAACGCGGGGACCAGGCAAAACCGTCTGTTCCCGAAGAAGGGGCCGAAGGGAAGCGGGTCCCATCGCTATCCAAGGAGGCGATGGTCTCCAAGCTGCTCGAAGACTCGCTGAAGAAAGCGCGAAGGAACGGCGAGATTCTCGACGAGACGAGCGGCGAGGCGATATTGAAGATACTGAAGGAGACGCTGCTCAAGTCGGGCGACTACGAGAGCTCCGAATCGACGGTCGAGCCCGATCAGACCTATTCGAGATCCTCGAGCTTGAATTCGGAGGTCGATTTCGTTGCGGCTAATATGTACATCGAGGAGAATCCGTACGAGGTGATCAAGGAGCCGATTTACGAAGAGATTCCCGATGATCAGCCACCGCCGCTTCCGCTGAGCCCACCGCCCTCCGAGGTCTTCCAAAAGGAGCAAATGTACTTCGGTGAGGAGTACAAGGAGGCGAGCTACTACAAGAAGTTCAACTCAGGTCAGTTGCTGCGATCCTATTTTCCGGACGACTTCTTCAAGAAGCCGACCGCCGAGGAACTCAGCTCGAAAATCTACCATCCGTCAGAACCGTTCGCCAAAAAGCCCTCCTCTTCGCCGGAGGAGAATTACGCCTCCAAATTCGAGCTTTTGAACTACCTTATCGACTCCAAGGAACGGACCGGACTCGTcgaggaggaagaggacgCTGAGGGGGAGCTGGACGCGCTATACGAACAAAAGGAGACCAGCCTCGATGATCTAAGCTCCAAGAGTTCACAGATATCGAACGTGTCCGACAGTAGCGAAGATGGCAATTTACCATTGGCCACTTCAAGCTCTCCAGAAACTTTGAAG ATGAGGACCGTCGACATTGAACGAACCGACAGCGGCGTTGGGTCCGAAAGCAGCCAAGCGAGCAGCAGCCGCGGGGCTGTCCGGAGATGGAGAGGAAGCAGCGGGAGATCTTCAGGCCCAGGAAGTCTCCTCGGAGTGATGCCGCAGGTTGTTTCTGGAGATGCGAAACTCTGCCAAGACTGCGAACAGCGGCTTGATCCTCTCGTCACGATCAG TGGCGTTGTCTACGCTCCGTTCGTCTGCAGAAAATGCGCAAAAAAGCGGTCCGAGCGCAAGGAGATCGTTATGGAGATCGTCGAGACGGAGCAAAAGTACGGAAGGGACCTGCAAATCATACTCGAAGAGTTCTACAGGCCGATGCTCAGGGCCGGTCTTCTCACCCAGGACCAGCTTTCCGCGATATTTCTGAACGTCGAGGAACTCCTTGAGCACAATGTCACTCTCGCCGAGAAGCTGAGGGAGGCTGTTGAGATCGTTCAG GAGTCCGGAGATGAGGACCTGGTCACGATGGACGTCGGAAAGATATTCCTCGAGTCTGAGGGCATGCTTCACGCCTTCGAGAGCTACTGCACGAGACAGGGAAGCGCCAGTTTGCTGCTGCAGAACCtcgagaaggagaaggagctGCTGAGGATATTCCTCAAGGTGTCGCAGATGGAGAACGCCGTTCTTCGCAGAATGAACCTCAACTCTTTCCTCATGGTCCCCGTGCAGAGGGTCACAAAGTATCCTCTGCTGCTCGCGAGACTCTTCAAAGCCACCCCGTCGAATCGACCCGACATCCAGACTGCCAGGAATAAACTGAAACAGGCCCAGACCAACATCGAATTACACTTGGAGCACATGAATGCC GAGGCCAAAGACGTCACGTCGACCAAACTGTGGCGCAGGATTTCCATCATTCAAAACGGAAGGCGTTCCATGGGCGAACAGGACATGGTCAACATTAAGCTACGAAAG ATGGCCGTCGAGGTGTTGGAATGGGCTCACGAAGAGGTCAGATTTGCCCTGGAAGGTCGACTTCTGGTAGCTCTGCCAACCGACAATAATTGGCGACGGGGAAAGACCGTTAAGCTTGTACCGGTAACCGCGATGCTGGTCACGAATGGAAAA CCAAACACTCAGTTCCTCGATCTTACTGACGATTCCCTGTTCCCAAGGCAGATTGGAATCAAGGAAGCGACGCTTCTGCTCGTTAAGGAAAAAATCGGACGATATTCTCTGCTGAGG GAACCTCTTTACCTGGACAAGTGCATCGTCTGCTGCGAAGCAGATCTTGAGGATTACTTTGAGATCCAGGAATTATCGTCGAAGGAAACATTCATATTTAAG GCGGAAGACGGTGTGAGAACAAAACGATGGTGCAGGACTCTTCAGGCCCACGCACAATccttgggcgcctggcgtcgGCGTCGCGGTGCCTTGGCGAACATCATGATATGCGGTGTCGATCGAAATTGA
- the LOC124181257 gene encoding dimethyladenosine transferase 1, mitochondrial: MTILRLPPLPTIRDLVKLYRLQARKQLSQNFLMDERLTDKIIKTAGRIKDGHILEVGPGPGGLTRSIMRKYPQRLIVVEKDNRFLPTLQLLQETFQNVNGEMEIIIGDILNVNLNLFPECEKKSWEDIPPRIHLIGNLPFSVSTHLIIVWLKAISEKSGPWAMGRTKMTLTFQKEVAERLVSEAYARDRCRLSVMAQTWTKPHLKFVIPGKAFVPQPDVDVGVVTFTPLVQPGTNHEFDLFEKVTRHMFSFRQKYVIKCIETLFPTSCQKELGMMMAKLAEIDPTTRPFMLEVAEIDRLCTAYKYLCEKHPGIESYNYRASNKLLAYRYTSDVKVEKVSANSM, from the exons ATGACCATTCTAAGATTACCTCCGTTGCCCACAATAAGAGATTTGGTTAAACTGTATCGCCTTCAAGCGCGTAAACAGTTGTCCCAAAACTTTTTAATGGACGAACGTCTCACAGATAAAATCATCAAAACAGCAGGTAGAATAAAAGATGGACATATATTGGAAGTCGGACCTGGACCAGGGGGATTGACGCGATCGATAATGAGAAAGTATCCACAGAGGTTAATAGTAGTTGAGAAAGACAATAGATTTTTGCCTACGTTGCAGCTACTCCaagaaacatttcaaaacGTCAATGGCGAAATGGAAATAATCATAGGAGATATattgaatgtaaatttgaacttgTTTCCTgagtgtgagaaaaaaagctGGGAAGATATTCCACCAAGGATTCATTTGATCGGTAATCTACCATTCAGCGTATCGACTCATCTTATTATCGTCTGGCTTAAAGCTATCTCTGAGAAAAGTGGACCGTGGGCCATGGGAAGAACCAAAATGACACTCACCTTTCAAAAGGAAGTTGCTGAACGCCTCGTCTCAGAAGCATATGCTCGGGATCGCTGCAGATTGTCAGTCATGGCACAGACTTGGACCAAACCGCATCTAAAGTTTGTCATTCCCG GCAAAGCATTTGTTCCACAGCCTGACGTGGATGTCGGGGTTGTGACATTTACACCGCTGGTACAGCCTGGTACAAACCatgaatttgatttatttgaaaaagttacCCGGCACATGTTCAGTTTTCGTCAGAAATACGTTATCAAATGTATAGA AACTCTGTTTCCGACCTCTTGTCAAAAGGAGCTTGGAATGATGATGGCAAAGCTGGCCGAAATTGACCCCACGACAAGACCGTTCATGCTTGAAGTCGCGGAAATAGATCGCCTCTGTACAGCGTACAAATACTTGTGTGAAAAGCATCCCGGCATAGAGTCTTACAATTACAGAGCTAGTAACAAATTATTAGCGTATCGTTATACATCTGACGTTAAAGTCGAGAAAGTTAGCGCCAATTCAATGTAG
- the LOC124181258 gene encoding cytochrome c oxidase assembly factor 3, mitochondrial, translating to MADEQMPKIHEGKNFRKLTLVEQEYMRLIEERNLERVASLKRMQRNNRYTGLALGALVLGIYGYSMYAVRQENFLDDFEEPVKTTE from the coding sequence ATGGCTGATGAGCAGATGCCAAAAATCCATGAAGGGAAAAACTTTCGTAAACTAACGCTTGTCGAACAAGAGTACATGCGACTTATAGAAGAGAGGAATCTTGAGAGAGTGGCCAGCTTGAAACGAATGCAAAGAAACAACAGATATACCGGTCTAGCGCTAGGAGCATTGGTTCTAGGAATATACGGGTACTCCATGTATGCAGTTCGCCAGGAAAATTTCCTTGATGATTTCGAAGAGCCAGTAAAAACGACAGAATAA